The genomic interval GGTGGTGTGGATATTTATGTGTCGCGTATTCTTCCTAACGGATCATGGGGTTCAGCGGAGAATCTCGGTCCGGAAATTAATACAAATCAGGATGAGGATTTTCCTAATATTTCACCCGATGGAAAAACGCTTTACTTCAGTTCCAAAGGACATACAAGTATGGGTGGTTACGATATCTTTAAAGCTGACCGCGATGAAGAAGCGCGTAAATGGATAGCAGTTAAAAATGTTGGCTACCCGATCAATACACCTGAGGATGATATGAACCTGCGTATGTCTGAGAATGGACGCTATGCTTATATATCCGCTTTGCGTGAAAAGGGTATCGGCGACCTGGATATTTACCGCGTAACTTTTGATGATGTTGAACCTCAGTATTCTGTTATACGGGGTGTATTTGATTCCTATGACCCTAAGAAAAAAGTGAACCCTGCGGATGTTTTCATCACTGTTACTGATAATAAAACACAGGAGATATATGGCAATTATCTTCCAAACAAAACCAACGGTCATTATGTAATAATACTTCCGCCCGGTACTTACCGTATGGAAGTTGAGGCTGCGGGTTTTCAAACACACGCTGAGATCGTAAATGTGTTGGATAAAAGCTCACTTGATACGGAAGTGAATAAGGATATTACATTGAAGGTTAAGCTACCTGAATAATAATGAAACTGCTATTCAAAAAGGCTGAACCTTCCGACATACCTGTTATTGCGCAGTTGGCTGATAAAATCTGGAAAAAACATTACCCCTCGATCATTACAATGAACCAGGTCACCTATATGCTTGACCGCATGTACTCACCCCTGAGTATTCAGCAGCAAATGAGTGATGGTCATGAGTTTACTATTGTATATGAAAGCAACGAAACCCTCGCTTATGCTTCGGTAAGCCGGAATGGAAATAATTATTTTTTGCATAAGTTTTATGTTGATACAGAAAAGCACGGGCAAGGTATTGGACAACACTTGTATAACTATCTCATTTCAAAACTGGAAAATCCCCAAAGCATTGAGTTAACAGTGAATCGTCAAAACATTAAAGCCATTAATTTCTATTTCAAAATGGGATTTGTCATTGACCGCATTGCCGATTTTGATATTGGTGACGGTTATTTTATGAATGATTTTGTGATGATACGGAAGTTTTGAAGATAAGGTTAGAAATGTACAATAAGTCCAAATCCTGCATTCAAAAGGCCGACGGCATTTTTGCTAATTTGGGAGGTAAA from Bacteroidota bacterium carries:
- a CDS encoding GNAT family N-acetyltransferase, encoding MKLLFKKAEPSDIPVIAQLADKIWKKHYPSIITMNQVTYMLDRMYSPLSIQQQMSDGHEFTIVYESNETLAYASVSRNGNNYFLHKFYVDTEKHGQGIGQHLYNYLISKLENPQSIELTVNRQNIKAINFYFKMGFVIDRIADFDIGDGYFMNDFVMIRKF